From one Candidatus Limnocylindrales bacterium genomic stretch:
- the ilvB gene encoding acetolactate synthase large subunit: MNEAKRQKWTGAQIVVRLLERQGIEVVSGIPGGAILPIYDALSQSQAIRHVLARHEQGAGFIAQGMARAAGTPAVCMASSGPGATNLLTAIADAKLDSIPLVAITAQVPRAMIGTDAFQEVDTYGLTVPITKHNFLVSSAAELLDVIPRAFRIAASGRPGPVLVDIPKDVQTEAVEISEWPEPGRAQRAPRAADDPIARAAAMIDAAERPILYLGGGVVHSGASRLALALAEKAGLPTVMTLMALGAMPTDHALSLGMLGMHGARCTNLALDECDLLVAVGARFDDRATGKVAAFCSGAKIVHVDIDASELGKIKDAHVGIAGDVTDVLERLLPIVKPNARVLWRSRVADLKEAYPLRTPGDDDVRTHYGLIRAVAGCLDDEAIIVTDVGQHQMWVAQSYPLRRPRQWLTSGGLGTMGFGLPAAIGAALAEPERTVVCFSGDGSILMNVQELATAADQNVNVKIVLMDNAALGLVHQQQTLFYGARSFASKYARQPDFLRIAEGFGIHAVDLDTQLDARSALRRSLALRGPALIHASIDRDQQVLPMVAPGAANCDMIGG; encoded by the coding sequence ATGAACGAAGCAAAAAGACAGAAATGGACCGGCGCGCAGATCGTCGTGAGACTGCTCGAGCGCCAGGGCATCGAAGTTGTCTCCGGCATTCCGGGCGGCGCGATCCTGCCGATCTACGATGCGCTGTCGCAGTCGCAGGCCATTCGCCACGTGCTCGCCCGTCACGAACAGGGCGCCGGCTTCATCGCGCAGGGCATGGCACGGGCTGCCGGCACGCCGGCGGTGTGCATGGCGTCGTCCGGGCCCGGCGCGACCAACCTGCTGACCGCGATCGCCGACGCAAAGCTCGACTCGATCCCGCTCGTCGCGATCACCGCGCAGGTGCCGCGCGCGATGATCGGCACCGACGCGTTCCAGGAAGTGGACACGTACGGCCTGACCGTGCCGATCACCAAGCACAATTTCCTGGTCAGCTCGGCCGCCGAGCTGCTCGACGTGATCCCGCGAGCGTTTCGCATCGCGGCGTCCGGGCGGCCGGGCCCCGTGCTCGTCGACATTCCCAAGGACGTGCAGACCGAGGCCGTCGAAATCTCCGAGTGGCCCGAGCCCGGCCGAGCGCAGCGCGCGCCGCGGGCGGCGGATGATCCGATCGCGCGTGCGGCGGCCATGATCGACGCGGCCGAGCGTCCGATCCTCTACCTCGGCGGCGGCGTCGTGCACTCGGGCGCGAGCCGGCTCGCACTGGCGCTTGCGGAAAAGGCCGGGCTTCCGACGGTGATGACATTGATGGCGCTCGGCGCGATGCCGACCGACCATGCGCTCTCGCTCGGCATGCTCGGCATGCACGGCGCGCGCTGCACCAACCTGGCACTCGACGAGTGCGACCTCCTGGTGGCCGTCGGTGCGCGTTTCGACGATCGCGCGACGGGCAAGGTGGCCGCGTTCTGCTCGGGCGCGAAGATCGTGCACGTCGACATCGACGCGTCCGAGCTCGGCAAGATCAAGGATGCGCACGTCGGCATAGCTGGCGACGTCACCGACGTGCTCGAGCGCCTGCTTCCGATCGTGAAGCCGAACGCGCGCGTGCTGTGGCGATCACGAGTCGCGGATCTGAAGGAGGCCTATCCGCTGCGCACGCCTGGCGACGACGACGTCCGCACGCACTACGGGCTGATCCGCGCCGTGGCCGGATGTCTCGACGACGAGGCAATCATCGTGACCGACGTCGGACAGCATCAGATGTGGGTTGCGCAGTCGTATCCGCTTCGCCGCCCGCGCCAGTGGCTGACGTCGGGTGGCCTCGGCACGATGGGCTTCGGCCTGCCGGCCGCGATCGGTGCGGCGCTCGCCGAGCCGGAGCGGACGGTGGTCTGCTTCAGCGGCGACGGCAGCATCCTGATGAACGTGCAGGAGCTGGCGACGGCGGCCGATCAGAACGTCAACGTCAAGATCGTGCTGATGGACAACGCCGCGCTCGGCCTCGTGCACCAGCAGCAGACGCTGTTCTACGGAGCCCGTTCGTTTGCGTCGAAGTACGCGCGGCAACCGGACTTCCTGCGCATCGCCGAAGGCTTCGGCATCCACGCCGTCGATCTCGACACGCAGCTGGATGCACGCAGCGCACTGCGGCGTTCGCTGGCCCTTCGCGGTCCGGCCCTGATTCACGCCAGCATCGATCGCGACCAGCAGGTGCTGCCGATGGTCGCGCCCGGCGCCGCCAACTGCGACATGATCGGAGGTTAA
- the ilvN gene encoding acetolactate synthase small subunit — protein sequence MSSLQQETIDREAFTEGSPAECAVLELDVHNHAGVMSHVVGLFSRRAYNVEGILVMPVGDGAMSRIWLRVVENARLAQMIKQLEKLEDVLVVRRHGADHQVFERIEEFFRPPAVAREVCGLNGPDS from the coding sequence ATGAGCTCACTGCAACAAGAAACGATCGATCGAGAGGCATTCACCGAAGGCTCGCCGGCAGAGTGCGCCGTTCTCGAGCTCGACGTCCACAATCACGCTGGCGTCATGTCGCACGTGGTCGGCCTGTTCTCGCGCCGCGCGTACAACGTCGAAGGCATCCTCGTCATGCCGGTCGGCGACGGTGCGATGAGCCGCATCTGGCTGCGGGTGGTCGAGAACGCGCGGCTCGCGCAGATGATCAAGCAGCTCGAGAAGCTCGAGGACGTGCTGGTCGTGCGCCGCCACGGCGCCGACCATCAGGTGTTCGAGCGCATCGAGGAGTTTTTCCGGCCGCCGGCCGTGGCGCGGGAGGTGTGCGGCTTGAACGGCCCGGACAGTTAA
- a CDS encoding polyphosphate kinase 2 family protein, whose translation MENSEIIRRARKLAKPFRVTDGDSFRLKSVDPGDTLELTSEDKPRAKEALATGIEALAELQDMLYAQDRWAVLLIFQAMDAAGKDGAIKHVMSGVNPQGCQVYSFKAPTSEDLDHDYLWRCMKVLPERGRIGIFNRSYYEETLVIRVHPELLAMQKIPDELVTKSIWKERHQDIRTFERYLARNGVAVCKFFLHVSRDEQKRRFLERLENPDKNWKFSANDAKERKYWDKYMDAYEETIQGTATKAAPWYVVPADNKWFTRVVVAAAVIDTLAGLDLAYPKVSDDKRAELATARTALLENG comes from the coding sequence ATGGAAAACAGCGAGATCATCCGGCGTGCGCGCAAACTGGCGAAACCGTTCCGCGTAACGGACGGAGATTCCTTCCGTCTGAAATCGGTGGACCCCGGCGACACCCTCGAACTGACCTCTGAGGACAAGCCTCGAGCGAAGGAAGCGCTCGCCACCGGTATCGAAGCCCTCGCCGAGCTGCAGGACATGCTCTACGCGCAGGATCGCTGGGCGGTACTATTGATTTTCCAGGCCATGGACGCGGCCGGAAAAGACGGCGCCATCAAGCACGTGATGTCCGGGGTGAATCCCCAGGGCTGCCAGGTGTACTCGTTCAAAGCACCGACCAGCGAAGACCTCGACCACGACTACCTGTGGCGCTGCATGAAGGTTCTGCCGGAACGCGGCCGCATCGGGATTTTCAATCGCAGCTATTATGAAGAGACGCTCGTAATCCGCGTGCATCCGGAGCTGCTCGCGATGCAGAAGATTCCGGACGAGCTCGTCACCAAGTCGATCTGGAAAGAGCGCCATCAGGACATCCGCACATTCGAACGGTATCTCGCCCGCAACGGCGTCGCCGTCTGCAAGTTCTTTCTTCACGTCTCCCGGGACGAGCAGAAACGCCGTTTTCTCGAGCGTCTCGAAAACCCGGACAAGAACTGGAAGTTTTCCGCCAACGACGCGAAGGAACGCAAGTACTGGGACAAGTACATGGACGCATACGAAGAGACGATCCAGGGGACCGCGACCAAGGCGGCGCCGTGGTACGTCGTTCCGGCGGACAACAAGTGGTTCACCCGGGTCGTGGTCGCTGCCGCGGTCATCGATACGCTTGCCGGCCTCGATCTCGCATATCCGAAAGTGAGCGACGACAAGCGCGCGGAGCTGGCCACGGCAAGGACAGCGCTGCTCGAGAACGGCTGA
- the lpxC gene encoding UDP-3-O-acyl-N-acetylglucosamine deacetylase, with translation MEAENILIVDDDAGVRDSIGAVLSDEGFRVRYAVDGVEALARAGEERPDLVLLDVWLPGMDGIQVLEKLRGGHEGLPVIVISGHGNIETAVRATKLGAVGFIEKPFTIEGLLEAVSGALQRTPASKDSGSAATDADGGDAFVPASHSTSIGAGRRSRQRTVARPVVGAGLGLHSGVRTGIILQPMPPGSGIVFSGVSGGGTVEADVANVDSTGYATTLFKKGFAVRTIEHLMATLNAYGITNLLIKIEGEVPILDGSAVELCELVEQAGIEEQDASVASIVIREEIRIDSGPDQFLALRPFDGLRVTYELSYPAPVGDQTYAFTMRDARDFRREIAPARTFGFVEEIRALESAGLGQGGQLGNFILIGDQGIVNTELRFPEELARHKILDILGDFYLLGAPLRGEIHARKTGHSHNVAMVRKLREMLG, from the coding sequence ATGGAAGCCGAGAACATCCTTATTGTCGACGACGACGCCGGAGTGCGCGACAGCATCGGCGCCGTGCTGTCGGACGAAGGCTTTCGCGTTCGCTACGCGGTCGACGGTGTCGAAGCGCTCGCGCGCGCCGGAGAGGAGCGGCCGGATCTCGTGCTGCTCGACGTCTGGCTTCCCGGAATGGACGGCATCCAGGTCCTCGAAAAGCTTCGCGGCGGGCACGAAGGGCTTCCGGTCATCGTGATCTCCGGGCACGGCAACATCGAAACGGCCGTGCGTGCGACCAAGCTCGGCGCGGTCGGCTTCATCGAGAAACCGTTTACGATCGAAGGTCTTCTCGAAGCTGTCTCGGGCGCGCTGCAGCGCACACCGGCGTCGAAGGATTCCGGATCAGCCGCCACCGACGCGGACGGCGGCGATGCGTTCGTGCCCGCGTCGCATTCGACGTCGATCGGCGCCGGCCGGCGCTCGCGCCAGCGCACGGTCGCGCGTCCCGTGGTCGGCGCAGGCCTCGGGCTTCACAGCGGCGTGCGCACCGGCATCATCCTGCAGCCGATGCCACCGGGAAGCGGAATCGTCTTCAGCGGCGTCTCCGGCGGCGGCACCGTCGAAGCCGACGTTGCCAACGTCGATTCGACCGGTTACGCGACGACGCTGTTCAAGAAGGGCTTCGCCGTGCGCACGATCGAGCACCTGATGGCGACACTCAACGCGTACGGCATCACCAACCTGCTGATCAAGATCGAAGGCGAGGTGCCGATTCTCGACGGCTCGGCCGTCGAGCTCTGCGAGCTCGTCGAGCAGGCCGGCATCGAAGAGCAGGACGCATCCGTCGCATCGATCGTCATCCGCGAAGAGATCCGTATCGATTCGGGGCCGGACCAGTTCCTTGCGCTGCGCCCGTTCGACGGCCTGCGCGTCACGTACGAGCTTTCCTATCCGGCGCCGGTCGGCGACCAGACCTACGCGTTCACGATGCGCGACGCGCGCGACTTCCGCCGCGAGATCGCGCCGGCGCGAACGTTCGGATTCGTCGAAGAGATCCGCGCGCTCGAAAGCGCGGGGCTGGGGCAGGGCGGCCAGCTCGGAAACTTCATCCTGATCGGCGACCAGGGCATCGTGAACACCGAGCTGCGTTTTCCGGAAGAGCTCGCGCGCCACAAGATCCTCGACATCCTCGGCGACTTCTACCTGCTCGGCGCGCCGCTGCGCGGCGAGATCCATGCGCGCAAGACCGGGCACTCGCACAACGTGGCAATGGTGAGAAAGCTGCGCGAGATGCTCGGGTAG
- a CDS encoding dockerin type I domain-containing protein gives MMHSAHAEPTSVRPASRSFTSATAIAACVPLTALLTAMPAFALIGASSTTTTTFAGTTTTTFFVPVDVTGGGTFEGSFPKGSFDTYSFDITEPRVLVAETDNGFGGCPGDTIVELRRPGAPGKCNGVYGDNLPCIAFDDDSGISLCSKLVHYIAEPGTYEIRVSAYGGAKLNRYFLHVQFVEVECGNGEKELSEDCDDGNLASGDCCSSTCHKEPAGTACDDGLGCNGADTCDASASCSQHAGNTCPGNDGDANCAESCSDSASGCTNPDPNGSPCDDGIFCNGADTCSGGSCSVHEGSPCPGPDNDNDCSETCNEQLHACNSPDPNGSACDDVDACTGPSTCNASGTCVAGAPLDCDDHNSCTTDQCISIQVGCQNTPIPDCVPAFVCGDANGDGTVKASDALAVLKDAVGGDQCAARPCVCDANGSGTLTAADALAVLKAAVGAPVTLACPC, from the coding sequence ATGATGCACAGCGCACATGCGGAGCCGACTTCCGTTCGTCCAGCCAGCCGCAGCTTCACCAGCGCGACGGCGATTGCAGCCTGCGTTCCTCTGACGGCTCTGCTCACCGCGATGCCGGCCTTCGCGCTGATCGGCGCATCGTCGACCACGACGACGACCTTCGCGGGCACCACGACGACGACGTTTTTCGTGCCGGTCGATGTAACAGGCGGCGGAACCTTCGAGGGGAGCTTCCCGAAAGGTTCGTTCGATACCTATTCCTTCGACATCACGGAGCCGCGGGTCCTCGTGGCCGAGACCGACAACGGATTCGGCGGCTGTCCCGGCGACACGATCGTCGAGCTTCGCCGTCCGGGAGCGCCCGGCAAGTGCAACGGCGTCTACGGCGACAACCTGCCGTGCATTGCCTTCGACGACGACTCGGGCATCTCGCTGTGTTCGAAGCTCGTCCACTACATCGCCGAGCCCGGTACGTATGAGATCCGCGTGAGCGCCTACGGCGGTGCCAAACTCAACCGCTACTTCCTCCACGTGCAGTTCGTCGAGGTCGAGTGCGGCAACGGCGAGAAAGAGCTGAGCGAAGACTGCGACGACGGTAATCTCGCCAGCGGAGACTGCTGCTCGTCGACCTGTCACAAGGAGCCGGCCGGCACCGCGTGCGACGACGGCCTCGGATGCAACGGCGCGGACACCTGCGATGCCAGCGCGTCGTGCAGCCAGCATGCCGGCAACACGTGCCCCGGGAACGACGGCGACGCCAACTGCGCGGAGTCGTGCAGCGACAGCGCGAGCGGCTGCACTAACCCCGACCCGAACGGCAGCCCGTGCGATGACGGGATCTTCTGCAACGGAGCCGACACATGCTCGGGCGGAAGCTGCAGCGTGCATGAGGGCTCGCCATGCCCCGGGCCCGACAACGACAACGACTGCTCCGAGACCTGCAACGAGCAGCTCCACGCGTGCAACAGTCCTGATCCGAACGGCAGCGCGTGCGACGACGTCGACGCGTGCACCGGCCCATCGACCTGCAATGCTTCGGGCACCTGCGTCGCGGGTGCGCCGCTCGATTGCGATGACCACAACAGCTGCACCACCGACCAGTGCATCTCCATCCAGGTCGGCTGCCAGAACACCCCGATTCCCGATTGTGTTCCTGCCTTCGTTTGCGGCGATGCCAACGGCGACGGCACGGTGAAGGCGTCCGACGCGCTCGCGGTGCTCAAGGATGCGGTGGGCGGAGACCAGTGCGCCGCTAGACCCTGCGTCTGCGATGCCAATGGAAGCGGGACGCTGACGGCTGCAGATGCGCTCGCCGTGCTCAAGGCGGCAGTCGGCGCGCCGGTCACGCTGGCCTGTCCTTGCTGA
- a CDS encoding acetate/propionate family kinase: MDDYALVFNAGSSSLKFCVYCRPDDATWRVQSRGQIDGIGATPHLSIKDAAGTSLADRVLDDTVRDGRAALDVLAQWLRTNLGSARVVGAGHRVVHGGSAYIGPRIVTPEVLDDLRALIPLAPLHQPHNIDAIEAVAERFPGVPQVACFDTSFHRGHSEVIDLVPLPKTIRDAGVQRYGFHGLSYEYIASVLPEVAPEIADGRVIVAHLGNGASLCAMTGRKGIDCTFGFTALDGLCMGTRPGSIDPGVVLHLFQTLGLSAAEVEDILYKQSGLLGISGISNDMRDLLASTQPSARLAVDYFVYQVTRHIGAFAAVLGGVDAIVFTAGIGEHSVEIRRRIVDASAWLGVALDAGANASHGPKISTDDSRVSAWVIPTDEELMIARHMGSLLGIAGRRG; encoded by the coding sequence ATGGATGACTACGCGCTCGTGTTCAACGCCGGCTCGTCGAGCCTCAAGTTCTGCGTGTACTGCCGCCCGGACGACGCGACGTGGCGAGTTCAGTCGCGTGGACAGATCGACGGCATTGGCGCGACGCCGCACCTGTCGATCAAAGACGCGGCCGGGACGTCACTTGCGGACAGAGTGCTCGACGACACCGTGCGCGACGGCCGCGCCGCGCTCGACGTACTGGCACAGTGGCTGCGCACGAATCTCGGTAGCGCACGCGTGGTCGGTGCCGGGCACCGCGTCGTGCACGGCGGTTCTGCGTACATCGGTCCCCGCATCGTAACGCCGGAGGTGCTCGACGATCTTCGCGCGCTGATTCCGCTCGCGCCCCTCCACCAGCCGCATAACATCGATGCGATCGAGGCGGTCGCAGAGCGTTTTCCGGGCGTGCCGCAGGTGGCGTGTTTCGACACGAGCTTCCACCGCGGGCACTCGGAGGTGATCGACCTCGTGCCGCTGCCAAAGACGATTCGCGACGCCGGTGTGCAGCGTTACGGCTTCCACGGCCTGTCTTACGAATACATCGCTTCCGTGCTGCCGGAAGTCGCGCCGGAAATCGCCGACGGCCGTGTGATCGTCGCGCACCTCGGCAACGGAGCGAGCCTGTGCGCGATGACCGGACGCAAAGGGATCGACTGTACGTTCGGCTTCACGGCACTCGACGGGCTCTGCATGGGCACGCGGCCGGGCTCCATCGATCCGGGCGTGGTTCTTCATCTCTTCCAGACGCTCGGCCTGAGCGCAGCGGAAGTGGAAGATATTCTGTACAAGCAGTCCGGCCTGCTCGGCATCTCGGGCATCAGCAATGACATGCGGGATCTGCTGGCGAGCACGCAGCCGTCGGCTCGCCTCGCGGTGGACTACTTCGTCTACCAGGTGACGCGGCACATCGGCGCGTTCGCGGCCGTTCTCGGCGGCGTCGACGCGATCGTGTTCACGGCGGGGATCGGCGAGCACTCGGTGGAGATCCGGCGGCGCATCGTCGATGCATCCGCATGGCTCGGTGTCGCGCTCGATGCCGGTGCGAACGCATCGCACGGGCCGAAGATCAGTACGGACGACAGCCGGGTGTCGGCGTGGGTGATCCCGACCGACGAAGAGTTGATGATCGCGCGACACATGGGCTCGCTGCTCGGTATCGCCGGCCGCCGCGGGTGA
- the sulP gene encoding sulfate permease, with translation MSIDPQVSSANTSLLIPTARTGWLRWLPGVQMLEQYQRSWLASDLVAGLVLASMLVPAGIAYAEAAGVPGVYGLYATIVPLLTYAVFGPSRILVLGPDSALAAVILGVVLPLSGGDPSRAVAVASMMAIVAGAVCMLAGLFGLGFITELLSKPIRYGYMNGIALAVLISQTPKLFGISIQSERPGMDVWNLLEALLAGRANWYSFAVGGGSLALILALKRFKRLPTLLIVVVLATITVAAFDLGSHGVKVLGGMPQGLPKFALPWTSGVDLASVVLGGVAAALVAFADTSVLSRTYAARTRTYVDPNQEMVGLGAANLAAGFLQGFPISSSSSRTPVAEAAGARTQVTGVVSALAVALLLIAAPNLLQHLPNSALAAVVIAAALGLFEIADLKRIFRIQQWEFWLSMACFAGVMILGAVPGICIAVVLAVIEFLWDGWRPYFAVLGRVDGVRGYHDITRYPDARLVPGLVLFRWDAPLFFANAELFQQCLLKAIGAAPDSIRRVIIAAEPVTSVDVTAADMLSELTAMLRQAAVELHFAEMKDPVKEKLVRFELMEQLGEGIFHPTIGAAVDAYLRDHRVDWVP, from the coding sequence ATGTCGATCGATCCGCAGGTCAGCTCCGCGAACACGTCGCTTCTCATTCCCACTGCGCGCACCGGCTGGCTGCGCTGGCTGCCGGGCGTGCAGATGCTCGAGCAGTATCAGCGCAGCTGGCTTGCCAGCGATCTGGTCGCCGGCCTCGTGCTTGCCAGCATGCTGGTACCCGCGGGGATTGCCTACGCGGAAGCCGCCGGCGTGCCGGGCGTTTATGGCCTTTACGCGACCATCGTGCCGCTGCTGACGTACGCCGTTTTCGGTCCGAGCCGCATCCTCGTGCTCGGACCGGATTCGGCGCTGGCCGCGGTGATTCTCGGCGTGGTGCTGCCGCTCTCCGGCGGTGATCCGTCGCGCGCGGTCGCCGTGGCGAGCATGATGGCGATCGTCGCGGGAGCGGTGTGCATGCTCGCCGGACTTTTCGGACTCGGCTTCATCACCGAGCTTTTGTCCAAGCCGATTCGCTACGGCTACATGAACGGCATCGCGCTTGCGGTGCTGATCAGCCAGACTCCGAAGCTCTTCGGCATCTCCATCCAGAGCGAGCGTCCAGGCATGGACGTATGGAACCTGCTCGAGGCTCTGCTCGCCGGGCGCGCAAACTGGTACAGCTTTGCGGTCGGAGGCGGCAGCCTCGCGCTCATCCTCGCGCTCAAACGTTTCAAGCGCCTGCCGACGCTGCTGATCGTCGTGGTGCTCGCGACCATTACCGTTGCCGCGTTCGATCTCGGCAGCCACGGCGTCAAGGTTCTCGGCGGAATGCCGCAAGGCCTGCCGAAGTTTGCGCTGCCGTGGACGAGCGGCGTGGATCTCGCCAGCGTTGTGCTCGGCGGCGTCGCTGCGGCACTGGTCGCATTCGCCGATACCAGCGTGCTGTCGCGCACGTATGCCGCACGCACCCGCACGTACGTCGATCCCAACCAGGAAATGGTCGGTCTCGGCGCGGCCAATCTGGCGGCGGGCTTCCTTCAGGGCTTTCCGATCAGCAGCAGCTCGTCGCGTACGCCGGTCGCGGAAGCCGCCGGCGCCAGAACGCAGGTGACCGGAGTCGTCAGCGCGCTCGCCGTCGCACTGCTGCTGATTGCGGCTCCGAACCTGCTCCAGCACCTGCCCAACAGTGCGCTCGCGGCGGTGGTGATTGCCGCTGCATTAGGGCTGTTCGAGATCGCCGATCTCAAACGGATATTCCGGATCCAGCAGTGGGAGTTCTGGCTGTCGATGGCGTGCTTCGCGGGCGTGATGATTCTCGGCGCCGTTCCGGGGATCTGCATCGCGGTGGTGCTGGCCGTGATCGAATTTCTCTGGGACGGCTGGCGGCCGTACTTCGCGGTGCTCGGGCGAGTCGACGGCGTGCGCGGCTATCACGACATCACCCGGTATCCGGACGCGCGCCTCGTGCCCGGGCTGGTCCTGTTCCGGTGGGACGCGCCGCTGTTCTTCGCCAACGCCGAGCTGTTCCAGCAGTGCCTGCTGAAGGCGATCGGCGCGGCTCCCGATTCGATTCGCCGGGTGATCATCGCCGCCGAGCCCGTGACCAGCGTGGATGTGACTGCCGCCGACATGCTGAGCGAGCTGACGGCCATGCTCCGGCAGGCCGCAGTCGAGCTGCACTTCGCCGAGATGAAAGATCCGGTGAAGGAAAAGCTCGTGCGCTTCGAGCTCATGGAACAGCTGGGCGAGGGGATCTTTCATCCGACCATCGGCGCGGCGGTGGATGCGTATCTGCGCGATCACCGGGTCGACTGGGTGCCGTGA
- a CDS encoding murein L,D-transpeptidase catalytic domain family protein has translation MRALHSKCVRALLLAALAVALPVRAAHADEVATLEGLAPGLSRAAIHEALTALQCAKAKGISPEADRLAIVDYTRSSTERRLWIFDLQENRLLFQEFVAHGKGSGLDVPTEFSNHNGSHQSCLGLFVTDETYQGGNGYSLKLLGLNRELNDLAFARKIVMHGAGYVNPEKARETGRLGRSFGCPAVRPQVARPIIDTLKKGQFLYAYGPGSAAAENCESIALSSLNERETGNPGSRR, from the coding sequence ATGAGAGCACTCCATTCGAAATGCGTTCGCGCGCTGCTGCTGGCGGCCCTTGCGGTCGCGCTGCCCGTCCGCGCGGCGCACGCCGACGAGGTCGCGACGCTCGAAGGCCTCGCGCCCGGGCTTTCGCGGGCGGCGATTCACGAAGCACTAACCGCCCTTCAATGCGCGAAAGCCAAGGGCATCTCGCCGGAGGCCGACCGCCTCGCGATCGTCGACTACACACGCTCGTCCACGGAGCGACGCCTGTGGATCTTCGACCTGCAGGAGAACAGGCTGCTGTTCCAGGAGTTCGTCGCGCACGGCAAAGGCTCCGGTCTCGACGTTCCGACCGAATTCTCCAACCACAACGGCAGCCACCAGAGTTGCCTCGGCCTTTTCGTCACCGACGAAACCTACCAGGGCGGCAACGGATACTCGCTGAAGCTGCTCGGACTGAATCGTGAGCTGAACGACCTCGCGTTCGCACGCAAGATCGTGATGCATGGCGCCGGCTACGTGAACCCCGAGAAGGCACGCGAGACCGGACGGCTCGGCCGTTCGTTCGGCTGCCCTGCCGTGCGGCCGCAGGTCGCGCGGCCGATCATCGATACGCTCAAGAAGGGCCAGTTCCTGTACGCCTACGGTCCGGGCTCCGCTGCAGCGGAGAACTGCGAGAGCATCGCGCTGTCGTCGCTCAACGAGCGCGAGACCGGCAACCCCGGCAGCCGCCGCTGA